A region from the Lysobacter antibioticus genome encodes:
- a CDS encoding glycosyltransferase produces the protein MLYHGLAYGTGVWMTSRDIDLHCANSPYLERTLHATFAFPNWHRRGCLNPHGMRALTSLQLPVPCVESPDGHPGFGYGADIPPQILRRLEGDLVWGHALQPGKQDWFATLSVMYWLNELRGGPSAKGIKLLVAESSLTLDARRAMDAMLAGSGRSCDDYFVPVPNLNQRALFRLMRSSHFALAYNRFPEPFGFYVLESVHNGCPVYTNGVGNNRFLLPPGNGITVLETPAMAAQADGRQDPAAYRCVAERILGDLGQRDAIAGQCRRGAALINERWSVAAFERSLLAALDRLEHPLPPEPDFETLQVQLSPLVRSLDPSGRSLNDYASTMLRPETVALAMQLLGQRCADLASDEMEGIEAEHRLFAGGLLTLSTAPLPACAV, from the coding sequence ATGCTGTATCACGGCCTGGCCTATGGCACCGGCGTGTGGATGACCTCGCGCGACATCGATCTGCATTGCGCGAACTCGCCTTATCTCGAACGCACCCTGCACGCCACCTTCGCCTTTCCCAACTGGCACCGCCGCGGCTGCCTCAATCCGCACGGCATGCGCGCCCTGACCAGCCTGCAATTGCCGGTGCCCTGCGTCGAAAGCCCCGATGGCCACCCGGGCTTCGGCTACGGCGCCGACATTCCGCCGCAGATCCTGCGCCGGCTTGAGGGCGACCTGGTCTGGGGGCATGCCTTGCAGCCGGGCAAGCAGGACTGGTTCGCCACCTTGAGCGTGATGTATTGGCTCAACGAGTTGCGCGGCGGCCCCAGCGCGAAGGGCATCAAGCTGTTGGTGGCGGAGTCGTCGTTGACGCTCGATGCCCGCCGGGCGATGGATGCGATGCTGGCCGGGAGCGGCCGCTCCTGCGACGACTACTTCGTGCCGGTGCCGAACCTCAATCAGCGCGCCTTGTTCCGGCTGATGCGGTCCAGCCACTTCGCCCTGGCCTACAACCGGTTTCCCGAACCGTTCGGTTTCTACGTGCTGGAATCGGTCCATAACGGTTGCCCGGTCTATACCAACGGCGTCGGCAACAACCGTTTCCTGCTGCCGCCCGGCAACGGCATCACGGTGCTGGAAACGCCGGCGATGGCGGCGCAGGCGGACGGCCGGCAAGACCCGGCGGCGTATCGCTGCGTCGCCGAACGCATCCTCGGCGACCTCGGCCAGCGCGACGCGATCGCCGGGCAATGCCGGCGCGGGGCCGCGCTCATCAACGAGCGCTGGTCGGTCGCGGCGTTCGAGCGTAGCCTGCTGGCGGCGCTGGACCGTCTGGAGCATCCCTTGCCGCCCGAGCCGGATTTCGAAACGCTGCAGGTGCAACTGAGCCCGCTGGTGCGTAGTCTGGACCCGAGCGGCCGCAGTCTGAACGACTATGCGAGCACCATGCTGCGGCCGGAGACGGTCGCGCTGGCGATGCAGTTGTTGGGGCAGCGCTGCGCCGACCTGGCTTCGGACGAGATGGAAGGCATCGAGGCCGAGCATCGTCTGTTCGCCGGCGGCCTGCTGACTTTGTCGACTGCTCCGCTTCCTGCTTGTGCCGTTTGA
- a CDS encoding DUF6445 family protein: MPTSLIVVDDFFEHADGLRDAALRLTYPDQQGAFPGRNSQERIELDGLAQYVSSIVGERLKVISPLGSHAKFRITLGSDQGRGKVHVDPGYWSGVLYLSRPEDCRGGTDFFRHRRTNTDRRPMNERELAELGYASIDEAHQDIIERDGLDDSCWETTMTVPMRFNRLILLRPWLWHTAGAGFGDSLQNGRLVYLMFFEAA, encoded by the coding sequence ATGCCCACTTCCCTGATCGTTGTCGACGACTTCTTCGAGCACGCGGACGGGCTGCGCGATGCAGCGCTGCGGCTGACCTACCCGGATCAGCAGGGCGCCTTTCCAGGGCGCAATTCGCAGGAGCGGATCGAGTTGGACGGGTTGGCCCAGTACGTGTCCAGCATCGTCGGCGAGCGGCTGAAAGTGATCTCGCCGCTGGGGTCGCATGCGAAGTTCCGCATCACCCTGGGCTCGGACCAAGGCCGCGGCAAGGTGCATGTCGACCCCGGTTATTGGTCCGGCGTGCTCTACCTGAGCCGCCCCGAGGACTGCCGCGGCGGCACCGATTTCTTCCGCCATCGCCGCACCAACACCGATCGCCGCCCGATGAACGAGCGCGAGCTGGCCGAGCTGGGGTATGCCTCGATCGACGAGGCCCACCAGGACATCATCGAGCGCGACGGCCTCGACGACAGCTGTTGGGAAACCACCATGACGGTGCCGATGCGCTTCAATCGCCTGATCCTGCTGCGGCCGTGGCTGTGGCATACCGCCGGCGCGGGTTTCGGCGACAGCCTGCAGAACGGCCGGCTGGTCTATCTGATGTTCTTCGAGGCGGCGTGA
- a CDS encoding DUF4287 domain-containing protein codes for MSFQAYLDNIQTKTGKTPTQFRSLAAGKGYADAKGLKPGIKAGEIIAWLKQDFDLGHGHAMAIVALLKGSKKEGDK; via the coding sequence ATGTCCTTCCAGGCCTATCTCGACAACATCCAGACCAAGACCGGCAAGACCCCGACCCAGTTCCGCTCCCTCGCCGCGGGTAAGGGCTACGCCGACGCCAAGGGCCTGAAGCCTGGCATCAAGGCCGGCGAGATCATCGCCTGGCTGAAGCAGGACTTCGACTTGGGCCACGGCCATGCCATGGCCATCGTGGCCCTGCTCAAGGGCAGCAAGAAGGAAGGGGACAAATAA
- a CDS encoding M14 family metallopeptidase, protein MTAPAFYPIGTPGQPWGAAEVAQWRASQVRHRSYHADVVGAIERLRSRFEVVEYGRLDYAPDGYPLFAIKSRDWQAGLPCMLVTGGVHGYETSGVHGALEFVERHAADYAGRANLLVAPCVSPWAYERIHRWNVDAIDPNRSFREDSPAEESAALMRLVAPVRAEVLVHIDLHETTDSDESEFRPALAARDGKPYEPGEIPDGFYLVGDSEDPQPEFQQAVIAAVEKVTHIAPADARGEIIGSTVVAHGVINYPVKSLGLCAGITDARYRTTTEVYPDSPRATPEQCNAAQAAAVCAAIDFALARQG, encoded by the coding sequence ATGACTGCACCAGCCTTCTACCCGATCGGCACGCCCGGGCAGCCTTGGGGCGCGGCGGAAGTGGCGCAATGGCGCGCCAGCCAGGTCCGCCATCGCAGCTACCACGCCGACGTGGTCGGCGCGATCGAGCGTTTGCGCTCGCGTTTCGAGGTGGTCGAGTACGGCCGCCTCGATTACGCCCCCGATGGTTATCCGTTGTTCGCGATCAAGAGCCGCGACTGGCAGGCCGGCTTGCCCTGCATGCTCGTCACCGGCGGGGTGCACGGCTACGAAACCAGCGGCGTGCATGGCGCGCTGGAATTCGTCGAGCGCCATGCCGCCGACTATGCCGGCCGCGCCAATCTGCTGGTCGCGCCCTGTGTCAGCCCCTGGGCCTATGAACGCATCCATCGTTGGAACGTCGACGCGATCGATCCGAACCGCTCGTTCCGCGAAGACAGCCCGGCCGAGGAATCGGCGGCGTTGATGCGCCTGGTCGCGCCGGTGCGCGCCGAAGTGCTGGTGCACATCGACCTGCACGAAACCACCGACAGCGACGAGTCCGAGTTCCGCCCGGCCTTGGCCGCGCGCGACGGCAAGCCCTACGAGCCGGGCGAAATCCCCGACGGCTTCTATCTGGTCGGCGACAGCGAAGACCCGCAACCCGAGTTCCAGCAGGCGGTGATCGCCGCGGTCGAGAAAGTCACCCATATCGCCCCGGCCGACGCCCGGGGCGAGATCATCGGCTCGACCGTGGTCGCGCACGGGGTGATCAACTACCCGGTCAAGTCGCTCGGCCTGTGCGCCGGCATCACCGATGCCCGCTATCGCACCACCACCGAGGTCTATCCCGACAGCCCGCGCGCCACGCCGGAGCAGTGCAATGCCGCGCAAGCGGCGGCGGTGTGCGCGGCCATCGATTTCGCTTTGGCCCGCCAGGGCTGA
- a CDS encoding YciI family protein has translation MRFLSMIRINETTCQPPTEQLLADMGKLMEEMTRAGVLIGTAGLTPSSDGVRLRLRSGKITATDGPFTESKEVIGGYALLEANSKEEAIAHTRRFLEVHGDAWDIECELRQLQPDGECGGEPIRVN, from the coding sequence ATGCGCTTTCTTTCGATGATCCGGATCAACGAGACCACCTGCCAACCGCCTACCGAGCAGTTACTGGCCGACATGGGCAAGTTGATGGAAGAGATGACCCGGGCCGGGGTGCTGATCGGCACCGCCGGTCTCACCCCGAGTTCCGACGGCGTACGCCTGCGCCTGCGCAGCGGCAAGATCACCGCGACCGACGGCCCCTTCACCGAAAGCAAGGAAGTGATCGGCGGCTATGCCTTGCTGGAGGCGAACTCGAAGGAGGAGGCGATCGCGCACACGCGTCGTTTCCTCGAAGTCCACGGCGATGCCTGGGACATCGAGTGCGAATTACGGCAGTTGCAACCCGACGGCGAGTGCGGCGGCGAGCCGATTCGAGTCAACTGA
- a CDS encoding tyrosinase family protein produces the protein MRYTRREFLTTTAAALGSSMLPFGTALAAGAEGPDKAARYRRYDVATPEGQKMLVSYARGIEAMLKLPPEHPLNWFRNAFTHFLDCPHGNWWFYVWHRGYVGYFERAIRRLSNDSNFAMPFWDWTRHPEIPSGMFDGVLTPVDGAYSPYTGNLAKFTSFIKPSLEKYWNSLSAAQRTQLQSRGYSSFDQVWNDVTGYSVAQKTGISGNQAFAVTCAARYLSRSNPKLDEKTTYDVSPHIIDSGLAPTLFYDPSISNSFASSKTATHLVQPDGSTQFSILEGFPHNKVHNYIGGVGPIDPGPYGNMTNFLSPVDPIFYLHHSNMDRLWYLWTKKQFLAGLPILPTGSDSNTFLNEPFLFYVDGDGGFVGPSKAGDYVSTTAFDYDYGPGYGSEQPARPKLQASAERFGSIKGAVAANAASVTLPAALVKRHLADALPAPLIAEVTFDRPDGLALAREFDVLVNAPADVGHVDASSPYYAGTIAFFGSTMPNMAMSHSATFAVPLRKSLQAFSTAEGASTRLNIRLVPSGPQPADPVPVKAVSITSGG, from the coding sequence ATGCGCTATACACGCCGCGAATTTCTGACCACCACCGCCGCCGCGCTCGGCAGCTCGATGTTGCCGTTCGGCACGGCCCTCGCCGCCGGCGCCGAAGGGCCGGACAAGGCCGCGCGCTATCGTCGCTACGACGTCGCCACCCCGGAAGGCCAGAAGATGCTGGTCAGCTACGCGCGCGGCATCGAAGCCATGCTCAAGCTGCCTCCCGAGCATCCGCTCAACTGGTTCCGTAACGCCTTCACCCATTTCCTCGATTGCCCGCACGGCAATTGGTGGTTCTATGTCTGGCACCGCGGTTATGTGGGCTATTTCGAACGCGCCATCCGCAGGCTCAGCAACGACTCGAATTTCGCCATGCCGTTCTGGGACTGGACCCGCCATCCGGAAATCCCCTCGGGCATGTTCGACGGCGTCCTCACTCCGGTCGACGGCGCCTATTCGCCGTATACCGGCAACCTGGCGAAGTTCACTTCCTTCATCAAGCCCTCGCTCGAGAAGTACTGGAATTCGCTGTCGGCCGCGCAGCGCACGCAGTTGCAGTCGCGCGGCTATTCGAGCTTCGACCAGGTCTGGAACGACGTCACCGGTTACAGCGTGGCGCAGAAGACCGGCATCTCCGGCAACCAGGCCTTCGCGGTCACCTGCGCTGCGCGCTACTTGTCGCGATCCAATCCCAAGCTCGACGAAAAGACGACTTACGACGTCTCCCCGCACATCATCGATTCCGGGCTGGCGCCGACCCTGTTCTACGACCCCAGCATCAGCAACAGCTTCGCCAGCTCCAAGACCGCCACCCATCTGGTGCAACCCGACGGTTCGACCCAGTTCTCGATCCTCGAAGGCTTCCCGCATAACAAGGTGCACAACTACATCGGCGGGGTCGGCCCGATCGACCCGGGCCCCTACGGCAACATGACCAACTTCCTGTCGCCGGTGGACCCGATCTTCTATCTGCACCACTCGAACATGGACCGCCTGTGGTATCTGTGGACCAAGAAACAGTTCTTGGCCGGTCTGCCGATCCTGCCGACCGGCAGCGATTCGAACACCTTCTTGAACGAGCCCTTCCTGTTCTACGTCGACGGCGACGGTGGTTTCGTCGGCCCCAGCAAGGCCGGCGACTACGTCAGCACGACGGCTTTCGACTACGACTACGGCCCGGGCTACGGCAGCGAACAGCCGGCGCGGCCGAAGTTGCAGGCGTCGGCGGAACGGTTCGGATCGATCAAGGGCGCGGTCGCAGCGAATGCGGCCTCGGTGACCTTGCCGGCGGCGCTGGTGAAACGCCATCTGGCCGATGCCTTGCCGGCGCCGTTGATCGCCGAGGTCACTTTCGACCGCCCGGACGGATTGGCGCTCGCGCGCGAATTCGACGTGCTGGTCAACGCGCCGGCCGACGTCGGCCATGTCGACGCGAGCAGCCCCTACTACGCCGGCACCATCGCTTTCTTCGGCTCGACCATGCCGAACATGGCGATGTCGCACTCGGCCACGTTCGCCGTGCCCTTGCGCAAGTCCTTGCAGGCCTTCTCCACCGCCGAAGGCGCCAGCACGCGGTTGAACATCCGCTTGGTGCCCTCGGGCCCGCAACCGGCCGACCCGGTCCCGGTCAAGGCCGTTTCGATCACCTCGGGCGGCTGA
- a CDS encoding class I SAM-dependent methyltransferase, producing MPGYTTRQLSLTVGGDAWGLRVLSDLQQFSDPDGHGERLGISAAQWSLFGQVWPAGQLLAQAMHRFAIHGERILELGCGIGLASLVLQRRGANVVASDVHPLTEPFLAYNAALNQLPAVHYRQLRWDTPLPTLGRFDLIIASDVLYERDQAELIGEVIARHAFENSQVLITDPGRGNSARFTRLMLAQGYSVEERRCPMNDTDLPPHRGRLLHYSRGVCAR from the coding sequence TTGCCCGGCTATACCACCCGACAACTCTCCCTGACCGTAGGCGGCGACGCCTGGGGCTTGCGAGTGTTGAGCGATCTGCAGCAGTTCAGCGATCCCGACGGCCACGGCGAGCGCCTCGGCATTTCCGCCGCGCAATGGAGCCTGTTCGGGCAGGTCTGGCCGGCCGGGCAATTGCTGGCGCAGGCCATGCACCGTTTCGCCATCCATGGCGAACGCATCCTCGAACTCGGCTGCGGCATCGGCCTGGCCAGCCTGGTGTTGCAGCGGCGCGGGGCGAACGTCGTCGCCAGCGACGTGCACCCCCTCACCGAACCCTTCCTGGCCTACAACGCCGCGTTGAATCAATTGCCGGCGGTGCATTATCGGCAACTGCGTTGGGATACGCCGCTGCCGACGCTTGGGCGCTTCGACCTGATCATCGCCAGCGACGTGTTGTATGAGCGCGACCAGGCCGAGCTGATCGGCGAAGTCATTGCCCGCCACGCGTTCGAGAACTCGCAGGTACTGATCACCGACCCCGGCCGTGGCAACAGCGCGCGTTTCACCCGCCTGATGCTGGCGCAAGGCTACTCGGTGGAAGAGCGGCGCTGCCCGATGAACGACACGGATCTGCCCCCGCATCGCGGGCGCTTGTTGCATTACTCCCGGGGTGTTTGTGCACGTTGA